Within Pseudobacteriovorax antillogorgiicola, the genomic segment GTTCCAGCCATAAGCTTTGAAGATAAGATGGCCAATGTTGCCGCTGTGACCAGCGCAGACGAAAAGCAGATGGCCTCTTTTAAGACAAAGATCGAAGAGCTCACCCGCTCAAAGGCGGCCCTATTTAGAGCGGGAGAAATCGCTGATGCTGGGGCCTTTCTTGGGATGGCTGGCTTTAGTCCTGAAAAGATCAATGCCTCTATCAAAGGTGTCTTAGACCTCGCCGCGGCCGGTAGGATGGAGCTCGCCCAGACAGCTGAAATATCGTCAAACATTCTTTCAGGCTTCAGCCTTCCTGCTGAAGAGATGGCGCGAGCAGCGAATACCCTATCGGCGACGATGACCTCATCCAACGTTGACCTAGAGATGCTGGGCGAGACCATGAAGTATGTGGCGCCCATTGGCTCTACCGTCTCGGCCTCCCTTGAAGAAGTGGCTGCGGCGGCAGGCCTTTTAGGAGACGTTGGTATTCAGGGCTCTATGGCTGGTACCGCTCTTAGGGCCATGACGACACGGCTTGCAGCACCGCCCAAGATGGCAAGAGAGGCCCTTGATATGCTGGGCGTCACAGCCAAAGACCTTGTGACGGGGGATCTTCGGCCCATGGCTGATGTCCTTCAAGACATTTTCAAGAAGACTGAAGACATGGGAGATGGCGCCAAGCTTGGCTACATCAAAAAGATCTTTGGCGAGGAAGCTGCAGCTGGAGCTTCAGAACTTATAAAACAGGCTGGCCGGGGACAGCTTCAAGAAAAGATTGCCGTCCTTGAGCTTGCGCCAGCCTATCGGCAGCTCATCCGTGAGCTT encodes:
- a CDS encoding phage tail tape measure protein, producing VPAISFEDKMANVAAVTSADEKQMASFKTKIEELTRSKAALFRAGEIADAGAFLGMAGFSPEKINASIKGVLDLAAAGRMELAQTAEISSNILSGFSLPAEEMARAANTLSATMTSSNVDLEMLGETMKYVAPIGSTVSASLEEVAAAAGLLGDVGIQGSMAGTALRAMTTRLAAPPKMAREALDMLGVTAKDLVTGDLRPMADVLQDIFKKTEDMGDGAKLGYIKKIFGEEAAAGASELIKQAGRGQLQEKIAVLELAPAYRQLIRELKNLGPELADAMTIDQGASGKKLISGFIEGLRGLNRKQLEKRLSKLGITDQGAIVKLTSRFEGEGFDDFLGELDKVKSAEDLAIERNGKTSLALKRVGVAASETAIAIGSVFLPAIAEIASKIADTALDLTRFVEKNTELVRALGIGAAAFLSARTAALAYEIVKLGLKKAIQGATIAQRIFNAASRANIFGAIITGIVLVISYWDELSEMIDKIAEQLKEFWNENIELINSVANKLLDLAQFIPGGALPSICLVLTKESILEFPT